The genomic segment GCCATATGTATTCATGGGAGATGAGGCATTTGCATTAAGGACAGATTCCTTGAAACCTTATTCTCAAAAGGACCTACATAGTGAGAAGCGAGTATTCAACTACAGGCTGTCAAGGGCACGGAGAGTGGCAGAAAATGCCTTCGGCATTATGGCTTCCCGGTTTAAAATTTTCCACACTTGTATAAATCTCAAATTGACAAGTATTGACAAAGTTGTCATGGCATGTGTTGTGCTACATAACTATTTGCAGAAAGCATGCCCTTCAGACTATTCCCCAGAGGACTGCTTCCATAGGGAGGATAGAATAAGCAAGATGATTTTGCCAGGCTTAACTGCAGATCCTAATTATTTAGCATTATTTAGCAGATCCTAATTATTTAGCATTATTTAGCACGGTCAGGGATCACGAAACTATCCTGAAATTGCAAAGGTAGTAAGAGATAGATTTAAGGATTACTTTGTGAATGCCGGTGCAGTAGCATGGCAAAAAGACTTCatataaatcatgaaaatagGAAAGGCTAGTCTACACCTTCAAACTCAAACTGTACAGTCTGATTGGAATTGGCTTAAATAGTGTGCTGTAATATTTCTttccaaaataaatgaatacaatggTTATGATAAGTTTAATTGATTCATTATTTAAATGGCTGGCTCAAGTTTAGCCTTCAGATCCAGATTGACATGTTGGATTCTTAATGAAATGATGATTCATAATACAAAATTGTCTGAAACTTCAGACTAATATACCAGAGAAGTCAGGAGACACATTTTAAAACCTACAGATTATATGAAAGCACCCATGAAACTGAATAAAGTCATCTATGCATAGCcaataaaaaaacgaataaataaacggCCACTCTGGTTCTGAAGGTTACTTGTTATCAGTTTTGGGCAAATCCTTGCAACTCATCTCTTCATTAACAGATTCCATATTTGATGTACTCTCTCGAGGCAACTCTTGATCACATATGAATATCATGTCTTCAAAATACCAGAGAGTGGGCGTGTAAATGTCATCAGTTGAATTTCCAGACTTTTTAGAGCTATCATGCTTTCGAAGTTCTCTTCTAAACGAACTACGgagagaatttatttttttcatcacatcaTCCCGCGTACAATGTGGGTCAAGTCCTTGTAGCTTTCCATGCAGTTCATCTATACCCTTATTTCTTAAATTCCTGTTTGAGTATTCTTTTGATTTCACCTTCCACAAAGCCACATGCTTCCTGTATATATTAATGAAATCCACCattacttccctttccttatccttAACGGCACACGTGTCACTCATTTTGCAACTGATACACTACGCCTGTCACTGAAGGAGATGTTACAGATGTTACCTCGGCGAGATTTGAGTATGTATGACGGTTCAAGACTGATGACCGTTCACACGTTCAAACATGGACATGCACCAAGCAAGCTCCGCCCACAAAAGTCAGGCCCCGTCAGACATCCGTCCAACACGTTGGTCAAACATGTTTACCCCTTTCACACGTTCAAACATTCTCTCAAACGTCGTGTTGTCAAGCGTGTTGGCCAACATGTTTGACCGTGTAAAACCCCCATTAGTAAACCTTTACAATAATCTTGTTCAACAATCATGTGTCACTTTGCCCAAATAATTATAAATGCGTGTAACTAA from the Scylla paramamosain isolate STU-SP2022 chromosome 17, ASM3559412v1, whole genome shotgun sequence genome contains:
- the LOC135108619 gene encoding uncharacterized protein LOC135108619; this translates as MSDTCAVKDKEREVMVDFINIYRKHVALWKVKSKEYSNRNLRNKGIDELHGKLQGLDPHCTRDDVMKKINSLRSSFRRELRKHDSSKKSGNSTDDIYTPTLWYFEDMIFICDQELPRESTSNMESVNEEMSCKDLPKTDNK